In Leptospira fletcheri, the genomic window AGCCGGTTTGCACGAAACTTCCTTCTCCCGGATTCGCTCCTGCTTGTCCCAAGAGTTTTCCTTTGTACTTCAGCCAACGATACATTCCTGCCTGGCGTAAAGATCTGTCATTCTGGTCCAATTTCGTCATGTAGGCGGTGAGGGCCTGGAGAGCTTTCGTCTTCATGGAGCCGGTGGCCCCATCCGGTTCTTCCGAATGGATGTACGAGCCTTCGAAACCGACATAGGACTCCGTGTGGGAAAGGGATCTTCTGACTCCCATATAATTCGTCACGTTCGGGATGGCGATCGGGGAGAATTGGTAATCGTTGTCCGTCTCGCTTCCTTCACCTTTGATGCGGATCAGGGTATGTTCGCCTGCTCCCTGGGGAAGGGAGTAGATCAGAACCGTCTTATCCACGTCCTTGGCACTTGCATCGAAGCTCGGGCCGGGCTCACTCGCTTTCACTCCTTTGAAGTCGCCCAATAAGGACCATTTCATGGACCATTTCGGATTCGGGAGTCCCGGAATCACTTTCGTAACCACATTTCCGGGAGAAGCTTCGAAGCTGACCCGATATCCGTGGCAGGACGCGCAATTGAAACCGATCCATTCTCCTTTGCCGGTATAAGGATTGGAAGCTTCCGCATATCTATAGCCTGCCCAGCCGCTGCTTCTCGTATTTCCTTTCAGCAAAGGGTCGGATCCTAAAAATCCAGGAATCGGAGTGGGTTGGGGATACGGATCAAAATACACGTTATCCGTGGCTGCAGAAGGTACCTCTCCTGTAACGGCTCGATTCGCACCGAACAAGAGAACCGGGTCGGCGATCAAGCCGGTGATCGGATCCGTCGCTTGGTATCCGAATATCTTGGTCCAGTCCAGGTTTCGAATGATATGCGCGATCCCGATGTTGAAGTCGTAGGACCAAAAGACTTCCTCGCCCAGGGCGAAAAGGTCGCCGAATCCGGGATTGTTCACGGTAACGGCAAGAGGATCCGTAGCCTTTGCTTCGCTTAACGTGGAAACCACGTCGCAATTCTGCTTGAAATCCTCGTCCGTGATTCGACCGGTTTGGGCATCTATCACGTTATGTGATTGTCCGGGGCGCAATAAGGATTCGTTATATCCGGTTCTTTTCTGCACTTGAACGATCAATGGTCCGCCGGTCGTATGCTCGGGAACGGTGAATTGGATCTCAGTGTCGGTCCAGGAGATCACGTATTTATTCCATTGATCGTGAACATTATCCACTTCAAAGTTCACTTGTTTGGCCACGTCTAGACGTTGCTCGTACATTTTCAGATCCGTTTCGAGGATCCTTGTATTTCCGATCATGATTTTGGAAAAATCGATATCGGGGCCGGCTCCGAATCCTGTCCCTTTTAAAGTAACCACTTGCCCCGGCGCTAAGACCGGCGGAGGAACGGGGATGACACTATTCGGTAGATTCTGCCAAGCCAGGGTTCCGTTGATGAATAGAGACTGCAATTGGGGTTGGGGAAAACTGGCTGCGGAAACCGCTCGGATTCCCTCCCGCACGGGATCGAAGGTACAGACTTGTTCTTGGTTCGGGAATTCCGTAAATATTCCGGCCGGACAGCCCGCTGCTAGGGCGGTCAATGCAATCACGGCAGTTTTGAAAACCCGATTGGCTTTCTTTACGCCTTTCGTTTCCATTTTAAACTCCAGTTCGATGCGCTCAATTCTCATCGGTTCTTGCCGAAGGAGAATATCGGAATTCAAAGGTAGGCGCGACCGGAGGGTAGAATCCGAACGTTCGAATTTTATTATTCGAACTGTTGTTTCAAAAAGGCTATTTTATGAATAAGTGATTTATAAGTACGATATCATTTCGATCAGTTTGGTGTCGAACGGATCGGTTTTCTTTTTTTCCCGTTCGGACGGATCGGAATTCCGTTCTATTCGTTTTCGGCTCCAGGAAAACTTGACAGATCGTTTGTTTTTTCTAAACTACCGTGCATGTTTCGCTGGGAAGAGGGGAGTCTCTGGGTCATTTACTTCGGTTCCGGACTCTCTTACCTATTGTCCGTACAGAAACTTCTCCCGTCCCAAAAAGGGAGAGAAGACCGTTTGGCCGCGGTTTTGTTCGCCGCCTTGGGAACCATCTTATTTACATCGGGGAATGTAACGCGGGCATTGGACCAGACCTTTCCCCACGCGATTTGTCTTCTGTTGACCAGCTTTTCCACGATCGGGCCCTTGACCCTTTTGTACACGCGCTCTCTTCTCTATCCGAACCAGCCGCTGGATCGAGACATTCGACTGCATTTCGTAGTTCCGGCCGTTTTTCTCGTATTGGAAGCCCTTTTCTTTTTCCGGCCCGTCCCTGAAATCGTTGCGGATCTGAGAGATTTCCGTGCGGCAAGGTACAAACATTATCTAGCCTTGTCCTTTCTTTTTACCACTGTGTTCACGACCGGATATTTCGGAGCGAGATACAGAATGTTATTGGGGGTGTTGTCCGTTCCGGAGATCCGCCCTCAAATCAGATTCGTCTTCAGTTTAGCCACCGTGACTGCAGTGGCTATGTATTCCATGATTCTCGGATTTATGGGAGGGTGGGACGATCTCTTCCGGTTCGGGGGAATGCTCGTCACGGTTACGGTGGTTCTTCTATTTCTCGCGCCTGCCAGATATCCGAATTTTTTCGCCCCTTTAACCAAGGAAGTGAGAAAGAAAAAATACGAAAAATCGCTGTTAGTCGGTATGGATCTAGCCCTGCTGGAATTAAGAATAGAGGAGCTGATGAAGGAAGGGAAACTTTACCGGGATCCGGATCTGACTCTTCAACTATTGGCCGAGGATCTGGAAATCAAGCCTTATCAGTTGACCGAATTCCTAAACGAACACAAAGGAGTGGGATTTTATAATTATA contains:
- a CDS encoding helix-turn-helix domain-containing protein gives rise to the protein MFRWEEGSLWVIYFGSGLSYLLSVQKLLPSQKGREDRLAAVLFAALGTILFTSGNVTRALDQTFPHAICLLLTSFSTIGPLTLLYTRSLLYPNQPLDRDIRLHFVVPAVFLVLEALFFFRPVPEIVADLRDFRAARYKHYLALSFLFTTVFTTGYFGARYRMLLGVLSVPEIRPQIRFVFSLATVTAVAMYSMILGFMGGWDDLFRFGGMLVTVTVVLLFLAPARYPNFFAPLTKEVRKKKYEKSLLVGMDLALLELRIEELMKEGKLYRDPDLTLQLLAEDLEIKPYQLTEFLNEHKGVGFYNYINRFRIDEAVGLLSENSNQDILSICYFVGFNSKSSFNDAFRKITGKTPSQLRGGGKSDKQNPGRVVKPVNS